A portion of the Oncorhynchus gorbuscha isolate QuinsamMale2020 ecotype Even-year linkage group LG19, OgorEven_v1.0, whole genome shotgun sequence genome contains these proteins:
- the LOC124005939 gene encoding sphingosine kinase 2-like — translation MRSPEPPIPSPAEALLHCQFGGWGTGSSCNNSCPNSPGGPGGLSSPSPSPSPSPASSYALTLTPSHIHVQRLAPRPGKEARLILPLSELAGCSCPRAPAPPLLVLYWYPPGKRRKGVSRRRQVRVYLAEARVEAERWSTAIQCLLRGVAITADTEIVKRLLPRPRRLLLLVNPFSGRGQAMQWCQTHILPMIREANISYNLIQTERQNHARELIKEISLPQWDGIIIVSGDGLLHEVINGLMERPDWELAIKTPVGILPCGSGNALAGSINHHAGYDMCLREPLLLNCCFQLCRGGVKPMDLVSVTTSPAPSQSGRPGLPRRMFSFLSVAWGFVSDVDIESERYRGLGSARFTLGTLVRLASLRSYKGRLSYLPPLHSRHIPRRHPSAPAQTPVPQHHGRERGRGGGRGPGGGGTGVVRASSLAEDREREMEGEVGRSGTSSERSGTSLESNEREDCRMGREDGMTGNTEERPDEEREDGTVEQDSGVIEDIEERVRNGEGCSGSMDGVMEAKEVGEGYGVDMGREANEDPEGCYSYPDNLQQTRLALRKNSAPSSQIANAFFSQPLSQEADPVSGASYRAEEMDLNGTYFQREAYPLDIARERALTISSPFRHSPFSFKPKSLDQNTSRPRPLSLLHHPHSNSLPPKLPSLSLSLSPTPPSSPSCASPHSSSYLVPRPNTPNSTSPSPSLQSPSFTFDIAEPAGPSRTAPRLTPFQPPRDDLLPPLDQALPTRDWVTIEGDFVLVLAIYQSHLGADLHAAPQARFDDGLIHLTFVRAGISRATLLRLFLAMERGAHLSLSSPYVSHVPARAFRLQPLSPRGTLTVDGELVPYGPLQAQVHPSMSRLIVGDSGVKITRF, via the exons ATGCGTTCCCCAGAGCCCCCCATCCCATCCCCAGCTGAGGCGCTACTCCACTGCCAGTTCGGGGGCTGGGGAACGGGCAGCAGCTGCAACAACAGCTGCCCCAACAGCCCTGGAGGTCCTGGGGGTCTgtcatccccttctccctcccccagcCCCTCTCCTGCCTCCAGCTATGCCTTGACCCTCACCCCCTCCCACATCCACGTCCAGCGCCTGGCCCCCCGCCCTGGTAAAGAGGCACGTCTAATACTACCCCTGTCAGAGCTGGCAGGGTGCAGCTGTCCCCGCGCCCCTGCTCCCCCCTTGCTGGTTCTATACTGGTATCCCCCGGGGAAGCGGAGGAAGGGGGTGTCCAGGAGGAGGCAGGTGAGGGTGTACCTGGCTGAGGCCAGGGTGGAGGCTGAGAGGTGGTCCACTGCTATACAATGTCTGCTCAGGGGAGTTGCCATCACTGCTGACACGG AAATTGTCAAACGTCTACTGCCCCGTCCCCGAAGGCTGCTGCTATTGGTGAACCCCTTCAGTGGGAGAGGCCAGGCTATGCAGTGGTGTCAGACACACATCCTGCCAATGATCAGAGAGGCTAACATCAGCTACAACCTGatacagacag AGCGACAGAATCATGCCAGAGAGTTGATCAAAGAGATCTCCCTGCCTCAGTGGGACGGCATCATCATTGTCTCTGGAGATGGCCTGCTGCACGAG GTGATCAATGGTTTGATGGAGCGTCCAGACTGGGAACTAGCAATAAAGACACCTGTAGGTATCCTTCCCTGTGGCTCTGGAAATGCCCTGGCTGGCTCCATCAACCACCATGCGgg TTATGACATGTGCCTTCGGGAGCCTCTCCTCCTCAACTGCTGTTTTCAGCTCTGCCGTGGCGGAGTCAAGCCCATGGATTTGGTCTCTGTGACAACCAGCCCCGCCCCTTCTCAAAGTGGCCGCCCGGGTCTTCCCAGAAGGATGTTCTCCTTCCTGTCTGTGGCCTGGGGCTTTGTGTCTGACGTGGACATTGagagtgagag GTACCGGGGTCTGGGGTCGGCACGGTTCACCCTGGGCACTCTGGTCCGCCTGGCCTCCCTGCGCTCCTATAAGGGCCGTCTGTCCTACCTGCCCCCCCTCCATAGTCGCCACATCCCCAGACGCCATCCCTCCGCCCCTGCGCAGACCCCTGTCCCGCAGCATCAC ggcagagagagagggagaggaggagggagagggccaGGGGGAGGGGGAACGGGGGTGGTCAGGGCGAGTAGCTTagcagaggatagagagagagagatggagggagaggtggggaggtcaGGGACAAGTTCGGAGAGATCTGGGACGAGTTTGGAGTCGAATGAAAGGGAAGATTGCAGGATGGGAAGGGAGGATGGGATGACGGGGAACACGGAAGAAAGGCCAGATGAGGAAAGAGAAGACGGCACGGTGGAGCAGGACTCAGGGGTgatagaggatatagaggagagagtgaggaatgGGGAAGGCTGCAGCGGCTcaatggatggagtgatggaagcGAAGGAGGTTGGAGAGGGGTACGGGGTGGACATGGGTCGAGAGGCCAACGAGGACCCAGAGGGGTGTTACTCGTACCCTGACAACCTCCAGCAGACCAGACTGGCTCTAAGGAAGAACTCTGCCCCTTCCAGCCAGATAGCTAACGCCTTCTTTAGCCAGCCCCTCAGCCAGGAGGCCGACCCCGTGTCTGGAGCCTCGTACAGGGCAGAAGAGATGGATCTGAACGGAACATACTTCCAGAGAGAAGCTTACCCACTGGACATCGCCCGGGAGAGAGCCCTCACCATATCCTCTCCCTTCAGACACTCTCCTTTCTCCTTCAAGCCCAAATCTCTGGACCAGAACACATCCCGCCCCAGACCCctatccctcctccaccacccccacTCCAACTCCCTACCCCCTAAACTCccatccctgtccctctccctctctcccacgccCCCTTCCTCCCCGTCCTGCGcctcccctcactcctcctcctacctCGTTCCGCGCCCCAACACACCCAACTCTACTTCACCTTCCCCGTCTCTCCAGTCCCCCTCCTTTACCTTTGACATTGCAGAACCTGCTGGACCCTCAAGAACCGCCCCCCGTCTCACTCCCTTTCAACCCCCCAGGGATGACCTCCTGCCCCCCTTGGACCAGGCCCTGCCGACCCGGGACTGGGTGACAATAGAGGGGGACTTTGTGCTTGTGCTGGCCATCTACCAGTCCCATCTCGGGGCAGACCTCCACGCCGCCCCCCAAGCCAGGTTTGACGATGGGCTGATCCACCTGACGTTTGTGCGGGCAGGGATCTCCAGAGCCACCCTGCTCCGTCTGTTCCTGGCCATGGAGAGGGGGGCACACCTGTCTCTCAGCTCCCCCTATGTGAGCCACGTCCCAGCCAGGGCCTTCAGGCTGCAGCCCCTCTCCCCACGAGGAACACTCACTGTGGACGGGGAACTGGTGCCATACGGCCCGCTGCAGGCACAG GTCCATCCCTCTATGTCCCGGCTCATTGTCGGCGACTCTGGAGTGAAGATCACCCGATTCTGA